A window of bacterium contains these coding sequences:
- a CDS encoding helix-hairpin-helix domain-containing protein: MSKLFSLLTLAAFALTLAAGSPAQAKALEGVVNINTATVGELTMLPGVGKAKAEQIVQYRQAKPFTSVEDLKNIPGLGQKRIEAMRSHVTVQGPTTAKRLSSKPAAATPAAPASAPQS; this comes from the coding sequence ATGTCCAAGCTCTTCAGCTTGCTTACCCTCGCCGCCTTCGCACTCACCTTGGCCGCCGGCTCGCCCGCTCAGGCCAAGGCTTTGGAAGGCGTCGTCAACATCAACACCGCGACGGTCGGCGAGCTCACCATGCTCCCCGGCGTCGGCAAGGCCAAGGCCGAACAGATCGTCCAATACCGCCAGGCCAAGCCCTTCACTTCGGTCGAGGACCTGAAAAATATCCCCGGTCTCGGCCAGAAGCGGATCGAAGCGATGCGCAGCCACGTCACCGTTCAAGGTCCGACCACCGCCAAACGGCTCTCGTCCAAGCCCGCGGCGGCGACTCCGGCGGCGCCGGCTTCGGCCCCCCAGAGTTAA
- a CDS encoding endonuclease domain-containing protein → MLAYRPTLKTYSRALRTNQALAEQKLWFHLRRKQLLGVQFYRQKPIGKYIVDFYAPSVSLVIELDGTQHYLGNAGERDQARDSCLNKLGLRVLRFSNRQVFTEIEGVLRAIFQYIESTLNES, encoded by the coding sequence ATGTTGGCTTATAGGCCGACGCTGAAAACCTATTCCAGAGCTCTTCGAACCAACCAGGCCCTGGCCGAGCAAAAATTATGGTTTCACTTGCGACGAAAACAACTGCTCGGTGTCCAGTTCTACCGCCAAAAACCAATCGGCAAATACATCGTGGATTTCTACGCGCCCAGCGTCAGCCTGGTGATCGAATTGGACGGCACTCAGCATTACTTAGGAAATGCCGGAGAAAGGGACCAAGCACGGGACTCCTGCTTAAATAAGCTTGGTCTTCGAGTTTTGCGGTTTTCCAACCGACAGGTATTTACAGAGATCGAAGGGGTACTGCGGGCGATCTTTCAATATATCGAGTCGACGCTGAATGAATCATGA
- a CDS encoding SEC59/DGK1/VTE5 family protein, which yields MSAALAPSLTPLEIHEDLRRFLLYLEEQIAAANQSAAETFQREWQGIAQRARGLLGSLPREILHRNISEELRLALERCEQSARLWYGKVSWEDLVQSLQKFRLQAKELSLNLGSLQDHPLFQSFLQGQRVLPSRTQLQWGRKAFHVLTGLFGIWFYGYSGFSETVVTWVLIGCFSGAATTELLRRFSPELNRRICIRMRGIMRERERHKISSATYFMGAILLLFFIFPRDVNLIALYFTTVGDAAAGIVGSRWGRHRLAPHVSLEGTLAAFAICFLGCLLLAAYGLESFRPQGWDLWLFSIGSALAATLAESCFKRFDDNLTIPLLSAPAVYLLMRLFS from the coding sequence ATGTCGGCAGCCCTGGCCCCATCCCTGACTCCCCTGGAAATCCACGAGGATTTGCGTCGCTTCCTGCTCTATTTGGAGGAGCAGATTGCGGCCGCCAACCAGTCGGCCGCCGAGACCTTTCAGCGCGAGTGGCAGGGCATCGCCCAACGGGCTCGCGGCTTGCTCGGCAGCCTGCCCCGCGAGATCCTCCATCGGAACATCTCCGAAGAATTGCGGCTGGCCCTCGAGCGCTGCGAGCAGAGCGCCCGCCTTTGGTACGGAAAGGTCAGCTGGGAGGATTTGGTCCAAAGCCTGCAAAAATTTCGGCTGCAAGCCAAGGAGCTGTCGCTGAACCTCGGCTCCTTGCAGGATCATCCGCTCTTCCAGAGCTTTCTCCAGGGCCAACGGGTCCTGCCCAGCCGGACCCAGCTGCAATGGGGTCGCAAGGCCTTCCATGTTTTGACCGGCCTCTTCGGGATCTGGTTCTACGGCTATTCGGGATTCAGCGAGACGGTGGTCACTTGGGTCTTGATCGGCTGCTTCAGCGGCGCGGCCACCACCGAGCTCTTGCGGCGCTTCAGCCCCGAGCTCAACCGCCGGATCTGCATTCGGATGCGCGGGATCATGCGGGAGCGCGAGCGCCACAAAATCAGCTCGGCGACCTATTTCATGGGCGCCATCCTCCTGCTGTTTTTCATCTTCCCCAGGGACGTCAACCTGATTGCCCTTTATTTCACCACCGTCGGCGACGCCGCAGCCGGCATCGTTGGCTCACGTTGGGGCCGGCATCGCCTGGCGCCCCACGTTTCGCTCGAAGGGACCTTGGCGGCTTTCGCGATTTGCTTCTTGGGCTGTCTCTTGCTGGCGGCCTACGGCCTCGAGAGCTTCCGGCCCCAGGGCTGGGATCTCTGGCTCTTCTCCATCGGCTCGGCTCTGGCCGCGACCTTGGCCGAAAGCTGCTTCAAGCGCTTCGACGACAATCTCACCATCCCACTACTCTCGGCGCCGGCGGTCTATCTCCTGATGCGCTTGTTCTCCTAG
- a CDS encoding Thivi_2564 family membrane protein → MPILYIVLVLIVVGVLLWLVNNYIPMAGSIKTILNVVVVIAVVIWLLKVFGVWGGLPAP, encoded by the coding sequence ATGCCTATCCTATATATAGTGCTCGTTCTCATCGTGGTCGGGGTCTTGCTCTGGTTGGTCAATAATTACATCCCGATGGCCGGTTCGATCAAGACGATCCTCAATGTGGTGGTGGTGATCGCGGTGGTCATTTGGCTCCTGAAAGTCTTTGGGGTTTGGGGCGGTTTGCCGGCGCCTTGA
- a CDS encoding NUDIX domain-containing protein — protein MAAPFNQIPLLSAGLALFRRDPDGPRYLLLRAFKYWDFPKGLLEPGEDPLAGARREVREETGIATLEFPFGEIFCETEVYGQGKVARYYLAETSEEKVELKPGPELKRPEHHEHRWLDYESARRLLVPRVQRILDWAQERLSS, from the coding sequence ATGGCCGCACCTTTCAACCAAATCCCGCTACTTTCGGCCGGCCTGGCCCTTTTCCGCCGCGATCCCGACGGCCCGCGCTACCTGCTGCTCCGAGCCTTCAAATATTGGGACTTCCCGAAGGGGCTGCTCGAGCCGGGCGAGGACCCCCTCGCCGGTGCCCGCCGTGAGGTCCGAGAAGAAACCGGGATCGCGACTTTAGAATTTCCCTTCGGCGAAATTTTTTGCGAGACCGAAGTCTACGGCCAGGGCAAGGTGGCGCGCTATTACCTCGCCGAGACCTCCGAGGAAAAGGTGGAGCTCAAGCCCGGCCCCGAGCTGAAGCGGCCGGAGCATCACGAGCATCGTTGGCTCGATTATGAATCGGCCCGGCGCCTGCTGGTGCCGCGGGTTCAGCGGATCTTGGACTGGGCGCAGGAACGCTTGTCATCCTGA